The Papaver somniferum cultivar HN1 chromosome 3, ASM357369v1, whole genome shotgun sequence genome includes a region encoding these proteins:
- the LOC113360364 gene encoding histone chaperone ASF1-like, protein MVTPPSRTPRNGKYLNVGLLRGKTPSEVSLIIREPRDPCDESSASSSPVVSATGSDEEEVAEHEEIPLGGEYAAYDDDDDDDDGNGNGGNGGNEEADIEEEEDEEGDEDDGNYGNGNERNDGDSGDEEEEEEEIQEVEEDAAQPQPKKKVPIAPSARHIPPQAFSAYSS, encoded by the exons ATGGTAACTCCTCCATCCAGAACTCCCCGCAACGGAAAATACCTAAATGTCGGTCTATTACGAGGAAAAACACCGAGTGAGGTATCCTTAATTATTCGCGAACCCAGAGACCCATGTGATGAATCGTCAGCTTCATCCTCTCCTGTTGTATCTGCAACTGGaagcgatgaagaagaagtcgcGGAACATGAAGAAATTCCTTTAGGAGGTGAATATGCtgcttatgatgatgatgatgatgatgatgatggtaatggtaaTGGTGGTAATGGTGGTAATGAGGAGGCAGATATTGAGGAAGAGGAggatgaag agggggatgaggatgatggtaatTATGGAAATGGTAATGAAAGAAATGATGGTGATAGtggtgatgaggaggaggaggaggaggagattcaGGAGGTTGAGGAGGATGCAGCGCAACCACAACCAAAGAAGAAAGTCCCAATCGCACCTAGCGCGCGACACATTCCACCCCAAGCATTTTCAGCTTACTCGTCTTAG